The genomic interval CCGCGAACGCGGCGGGAGAGGGCAGGGCTTCGTACTCCGAGCCACCACACTTGCCGGAGTCGCAGACGGTGTCGAAGAGGCGGTGGACGTTGAGCGCGCCGATGCGCACGCTGCCCTCGGGCCGGATGGCCACCTCGCCGTCGCAGGGACGGGACGGGCATGGCGACTCCGGGCCCGGAGCAACGGGAGGCGGCCGCCCGTCGCAGGCGGACAGGGCGGACACCAGGCCCAACAGGAGGCCGGCGCGGAGGAGTGACGTCACGGACAGGCCGGGGGCCGCGGAGTGGCGCGGGCCGCGCACGAAGGAGAGAGGCATTCGGGAGTGGACAGTACCATCGCGCCGGGAGCCGCGGACGCGCCCTGGATTGCACTCACGGCGTGAGTGCCCGAGCTGCTAGGTTTCCGGTGCATCGAGGTCCTATGCTCCGCGAGTCCTCGCTTCACACAGGGGGGCGGGGCGTGTGGTGGCCCGCCAGGGTTCCGAGGGATGGGGCGGCTGGATGCCGGTGCGGGGGACGGGGCGGCACTGTTCCTGGCGCACGGTGCGCGTTACGCATTTCATCAGCGGTGCTGCGCGTGCGAAGAGGGCGCCGATGGGGTCGAGGCTGTTGAAGGAGGCATGGATATGATCTGGGAGATTCTCATCGGGGCGGTGGTGATGACGCTCGTCACGATTCTCGCGACGGGGCCGGGAATGTGGAGTTCGACGTGGGGATGGAAGGACCGCAAGCAGAAGGGGAAGGAGACCCCCAAGCAGGACTCGTAGGCGGAGGGACGTCGGCCCGCCGAGCGTCCCTTCGCTGGCTTCGTCTCCGAACCGCTCGTGTGTGTCACTCCACGAGCATGCGCTTTACCGGCGCTGGGTCCACGGCCACCATGAGCGGGCGGCTGAACTGGGTGAAGGAGACCAGCGCCTGACCTGGCGCGAGCCGGGACACGCGATTCCAGAGGCTCTCATCGATGCCACCCACCGCGCGCTGCATGCGTGCGATGACGGAGCTGTCGGTGATTTTGTGGACGATGAAGTTGTTGAGCAGCCCCAGGACTTCCTGCGGGAGGTGCTGAGGGAGCTGCGTGACGAAGACGAGCCCGAGCCACCGCTTGCGGCCGCGCTTGGCGATGCGCGCCACTTGCTCGAACAGCACGGGCATCTGGGAGATGCGGCTGGCGGAGAGGAACTCGTGGGCCTCCTCGATGACGATGAGCACGGGAGTGACGTCTTGGCCCCGGGCATTGGCGCGGGAGTAGCGGGCCTCCTGGGTCTCCTGGATGCCTCGGAGGATGTCCGCGATGACCAGGTTGTTGAGCTGAGGCGAGTCGGTGTCGGACAGGTCGATGACGGAGACTCGGCCGGGCGTGAGCATGGCCTCGTGGTCGACCTTCGGGACATTGCCGACGTCGAAGATGTTGAGGCGGCGCAGCCGGTGGAGCTTGCTGGCCAGGGCCTTCCAGCTGATTTCGTTCTTGCTGCTCTGGGCCATCACCCGGGCCATGACTCGACCTGGGTTGTTCCGGAACTCGCTGAACAGGGAGGGCCCCCGGTGCGGGAGCTCTTCGCTGGGCAAGGCGTCTTCGGCGCTGGCGTCCCGGCGTGAAGCGCCACCACGTGAGCGACTCTTCGTCTCCGCGCGGCCTTCATCGCTGAGGCTGTAGAGATAGGCGCTCACGACGTCCAGCACGTGCTGGATGGTCATCCGAGGGTAGCCCGTGGAGAGCTCGTCGACGTCGAGCGCCGCGCGATGCTCGTCGGGGGAGGTCGGGAAGATGCCGAAGTCCTCGAGGAGCAGCTTGGTGACGTCATAGGCCTTGAGGAAGCGCTCATGCTGCGCGTCCGACATGTCGAGAATCTCGGCGATGGCGTAGGGCGACAGGCTGGAGAAGGCGAGGGAGAAGGAGCGCAGGTTGCGGTGGCGAGGGTTGAGGCTGGCGCGGCCCGTGAGGTGGTGGATGTGGAGGTCCTTGACGCCCTCGGCTTGCTGGCCTCGACGGCGGAGGGCTTCGAGCATGGCGGGATGGTCCGTGGGACGGTCCACGTGGGTGTACTCGCCCTCCACGTCGAAGATGATGGTGGCGATGCCCTGGGACTGCGCGCGGTGGATGAGCGTGGCGACGGTGGTGGACTTGCCGCCGCCCGTGGTGCCGATGATGCCGGTGTGGCGCGGGAGCACGGCCTTGTCGCGCGGGTGGATGCGGGCCTCCATCTTGTCGTAGCCGACGACCACGCCCATGCACAGGTCGCCGCCCACGCCGAGGACTCGAGCGCTCTCCTCTTCGTCGAGCCGGAACACGGGACTCTGGGGGCGGGGACGGAAGCGAGGGGGCTCCAGCACGCCACC from Myxococcus stipitatus carries:
- a CDS encoding ATP-binding protein; its protein translation is MGNDPASLAGSRFPPGPRQDSRPLPGVPRPNEALQRPPSPPIPRQEALPPPANGRTHDSLRREPPPPSNLQNTRPVPPGHRSNEALPGTPPQDARSRSLQARYAEALQRDSSAPLPGHGRANEVQQRGQYAPAPVQDSRPPAVSARANEVSRQTPPSAEEPAPTADTRGNSILRPTPPDALEELESLQLSVKPSTPEEEELKKAVAFTHFDTSSSEDNLITLLITREDLHQLASQTLVRIKSREDQRSYLGVVVKGPFAEPNAVPAGSTMAIGVVTQGKKVTYTFDYHGRAEVELLGEETGGVLEPPRFRPRPQSPVFRLDEEESARVLGVGGDLCMGVVVGYDKMEARIHPRDKAVLPRHTGIIGTTGGGKSTTVATLIHRAQSQGIATIIFDVEGEYTHVDRPTDHPAMLEALRRRGQQAEGVKDLHIHHLTGRASLNPRHRNLRSFSLAFSSLSPYAIAEILDMSDAQHERFLKAYDVTKLLLEDFGIFPTSPDEHRAALDVDELSTGYPRMTIQHVLDVVSAYLYSLSDEGRAETKSRSRGGASRRDASAEDALPSEELPHRGPSLFSEFRNNPGRVMARVMAQSSKNEISWKALASKLHRLRRLNIFDVGNVPKVDHEAMLTPGRVSVIDLSDTDSPQLNNLVIADILRGIQETQEARYSRANARGQDVTPVLIVIEEAHEFLSASRISQMPVLFEQVARIAKRGRKRWLGLVFVTQLPQHLPQEVLGLLNNFIVHKITDSSVIARMQRAVGGIDESLWNRVSRLAPGQALVSFTQFSRPLMVAVDPAPVKRMLVE